GTTACAGCAAACTCAGTTGCCGATTGCCCAGGTCGCCCACGCAGTCGGGTACGGTGATCCCCTCTACTTCTCGCGCATATTTAGCCAGCACCGCACACTGAGCCCACGCGAATATCGCAAAAAGTTTGAACGTATACCGCTCTTTTAATTGGTCGATTGAATTCCGATCAATAATTAACCATTCGGGTCAATAAGTTATGCCTTATCTTCACACTGCAACATTCGCTGATGATAATCAGACTTATTGTGATAACATCCGGCGTTATGCTAACACCCCTACATCTTTACGCAGGTTGAACCTGTGTCTTTTCGCAGTATATTGGATATTAAGCACAACGTTTAAACATCCGTGAAATTCAGGTTGAGAAGAGTCCTTCTATGAATCACTTAGTTTATGTTGTAGATGATGACGAATCGGTAAGATCTGCCCTGAGTAATCTGCTCAGTTCAGAAGATTATGACGTTATGGTTTTTTCCACCGCTCAGGCATTTCTTGATCACACCTTCAACGCCGTTCCCAGTTGTCTGATTCTGGATATTAATATGCCCGGTGCGGATGGCTTTGCGGTAGCAAATACCTTAAATGCACGCGGTTATGTTATTCCTACCATTTTCCTCACCGGGTTCGGCACCATTCCTGTTACCGTTAAAGCGATGAAAACCGGTGCCTGTGAATTCCTGACCAAACCGGTCGATCCGGAGCGGATATTACAGGCGGTGGCAGAAGCGCTGTTGATTGCGGAAGAAAACCTGGTTTCCTCACAGGAAAAATATGACATGACCGTCCGCCATCAGTCACTGACCCCGCGTGAAAGCGAAGTCATGATGCTGGCAATCAGCGGCCTGCTGAACAAGCAGATTGCGGCGGAGATGGGCATCAGTGAAATTACCGCCAAAGTGCATAAACGCCGGGTGATGGAAAAAATGAATGTTCGTTCCCTTTCCGATCTGGTGCGTGCTGCCGAACGGCTGAATATTCTCAGCACGCGTCGTCGTTAAGGATTAGCACTGGCTGGCGGCTCGACGGGTAAGGTAAACCAGAAGCGGCTGCCATAGTCAGCCCGGTTTTCCCCGCGCAATTCGCCGCAGTGCTTTTTAATGATGCCCTGGCTTATCGTCAACCCCATTCCCATCCCTTCTTTTTTAGTGGTATAGAACGAATCAAAGATATGTTCCCGCACCTCATCCGGGATACCCGATCCGCTATCCAGCACTTCAAAGCGAATGGTGTCGGGGGTGGGATTGGAGGTTGCCAGCGTCAGAATGAGCGAACGCTGGTCAATGCCGGTCATGGCATCGATAGCATTCACCACCAGGTTCAGTAGCACCTGCTGAATCTGGATGCGGTCACAATACACTTCAGCACAGTCGGCATGCAGCTTCAGTTCCAGCGAGATCCATTTTCGTTCAATCTCGGCGCGCGACAGCGCCAGAATATCGCGCGCAATCAAATGCAGGTTCGCTTTAGCAAAAACCGAGTCATGTTTGCGGGTTAATGCCTGCAGACCCCGGATAATATCGCCTGCGCGTTTACCTTCCTGCAAAATTTCATCAAGGCTAAAACAGGCATTCTCGATATGCCGGGGTTCGCGTTTCAGCCAGCGCTGGCTGGCACCGGCATGAGCGACGATCGACATTAATGGCTGATTGATTTCGTGCGCGATCGAGGCGGTTAACTGCCCGACGGTGGTAGCACGTGATACCCGGGCGAGATCGGCCTGCGCCATACGTGCCGCATCCTCTGCCCGGCGTTGTACGGTAATGTCGGAAATGGTGCCAAAGTATTCTTTCACTTCCGGCCAGTTCTCCACCGGATCACCAATCCCTTTGATGTAACGATATTCGCCATTTGGCCGGATGATGCGAAATTCCGCCTGCATACTGATGCCGTTCTGCACGCTGTCGCGTACCAGGTCATTAATACATTGAAAATCATCAGGGTGCACAACCGTCATGAAATCCGCCATCGACCAGCTTTGTTGCTGCTCGGGCAGACCGAGAATACGCATATACTCATCCGACACGGACAGCCGGTCCTGCCCGATATCCCAGCTCCAGGTGCCGGTATGGCTGATTTTCTCCCCCATCATCAGGGAGGTCTGGCTGGCGCGCAGCTGTTTCTCCACGCGTCTGCGGTGAATGTTTTCCTCAAGCAATTCGGCATACAAGCGTGCGGTCTCAATGGATACCGCAGCCTGCGCGCTGAGGGTTTTGACGATATGTGATTGCTCGGCGGTGAACACATCCGGCATCAGCCGGTTTTCCAGATATAACACCCCGACCATATTGGCCTGCTTGAACATCGGCACACACATCACCGCTGCGCCGGAGGAAACCAGATACGGGTCCTGACTAAAGGGGCTGAAATCCTCCGGTTTACCGGTACGAATCTCCTGTCCGGTGCGGATTACCGCGGAAAGCACCGACAGCGGCAAATCAGTAGCGGCTGGCCGTTCTTTGACGATCCTGACTTTTACGCCATCGGCATTGGCTTCGGCCCAGGCTTCCGTTTCCGGGATGTTGCCGTCGAGCACGCGAATCAGCAGGCAACGCTGCGCCCCGGCGCGTTCCAGCAGCATCCGCATCAGAATATGGATCAGACGGTCAAGATTGATCTCTTCCGTCAGGGCGCGTACCGCCGTCACCACACTTTCGAGGTCACGAATGGATTCGTCTTCAAAGGGGATGGTGGTGAACGCGTTACTTTGTTTTTGCGTCGCCAGTTGTGGATAGCGCTGTTCCAGCTGTCGCACCTTGGCCTGTGCGCCCCAGTTTTCCCAGCCGCTGATCGCCCCTTTTAAATAGGCATCGGCGGGCACGTCGAGTTTCCAGCCTTTGGCGCAATACCCCGCCAGCTCGTAAGCCAGTGCGTTGATGTGCTGATAGCCAGCCTTACGTGACAAATTGATTGCCACCTCATACTGGCTGAGCGCCTCGCCCACCTCTCCACGCAGACGGGCAAGTTCTGCAGCGATCAGCGCGGCTTTATCGGCAAACAGCTCGGGATTAAGCACCGACCATTGGACAATTTTGTCAAAATGGTCGTGGGCCTGCTGGCGTACTTTGGCGGTCGCCTGCCCGGCAGACAGCGGCACCGTCAGGCTCAGTGCACTAAAGAAATGCAAATCCAGCAGATAGATATAGCCAGGCACGGCGCTTATCAGCTGCGTCGCCTCGGCAAAACAGGGCAAGGCCAGGGCATATTCACCGGCATAAAAATGCGCCATGCCGCGATACAAAGATGACCAGAACAGCACCATCGCTTTCGGACCGGACACCGGCCCTGGCTCGCTGCCGGTAAGCTGTGTCGGATAGAGATCGACCCCGCTGAATTTGGTATGGCTGCTGCCGCGCAGGTGGATGACAAAATGCTTCTGCATCAGCAGCACGTTTTCGACATCGGGATAAAAAGATTTTTGCGTAAAGGCCAGGCCACGTTCGATGGTGGTCTGTACCGACTCCAGATGATCACCGCGTGTCAGGTAGTTCATCACCTGATGACGCAACGACAGGCAGGCAAAGGATTTATCGCCGTGCGCCAGCGCGACATTAAAGCTCTTTTTCGCGTAATCGATGGCGAAGGCCAGCGGCTGCGTCCAGATCCCCACCTGATCGAGCGGCAACAAGGTGCGCGCTTTAAAACGCACAAAGTTGTGCTTTTCAGCCAGCTGCGTGGCTAGCATGCCGCATTTGAAACCGTAGTGGTATTCCTGGTAGCGATCGGTGATCAGCACGCTAAACCACGACAGCCCAAATACCGATGCACCACTGATACCGTGATCCAGCGTCATATCCAGCATTTTGCACACCAGCAGCAGATGCAATTGCGGGCAATCATACGAGGAGGCAAAAATGGTACTGGCCATCAGGTTCAGTACCGACTCTTTCTCGCGGTTCGCCATCAGCGGCAACGTCCCAATGGTGACGGACGGATCCGGCCCCAGGCGCGCTTTCAGTGCGTACCAGGCCGCGTTGCACTCATCCTCATCCGGATAGCGATTGAAATGCACACCGAACACCGCCAGCCAGGCCAGCGCGGTTTCCAGTGCCAGATAGTTGTCTGACTGGCGCATATGGATCTCAGCCGACAGGCAAGCTGCCGCCGATTTCTCCGTCAGGCTGCCCGGCATCCCCAGCAGCACCGTGCACTGGGATTGCGCTGCGCTGAGATTGCCTTGCAGGAACTGGCATTCGGCCTCTTCGAAACCGAGCAAAAAATGGTCAGAGGTGGGTTGTTGCTGATTCAATGCGCGTGCCGTTTGCAGATAACGTAACGCCGACGCGTAATCGCCAGCGCGTTTGGCGCGCTGCGCCGCCGTAAGGCTGAGGCGAAAATAATTGCGACTTTGTGCCGGGGTCATCGGCACATCCGCCGCCATCGCAATATGGTGCACCGCGCGAAACAGCGTTTCGTTGCCATCGGCGCGCGGTGCGCACTCCGCCAGCAGACAGGCGGCCTGTTGATGGATCCGTAACTTTTGCTTAAAACCAATCAGCAAAAAGGCCGCATCATGGACGCGATCGTGGGTAAAAGTGTATTCATCATTGACGATGGTAATAAACTTCGCGGCAATGGCGGGTCGCAGCCGCTCCTGAATTTTACGCTGACCAGCGCCGAGAATCTGGCTGAGCAACGCCAGTTGGCCATTCCCCCCCAGACAGGCCAGGCTGCCGAGCAGTTGTCGGGTCGCTTCAGGCATGCGCTCCAGCTGGCGTACCACCAGGCTGGCGACATTATCGGTATACTGGCGCGCCTGCAACGCGCTCTGGTCGTAGTGCCATTTCAGCGGATCTTTGGTGTAAAAAATCAGCCCGTCATCGATGGCCTGTTTAAAAAACTCTTGCAGGAACAGCGGATTGCCGCCGGTTTTCTCATGGATCAACTGGGCCAGCTCGCTGGTGCCGCTGGTGCGGGTATGCAGCATACCCGCCAGCCAGCGGGCGACCATTTTGACGTTAAGCGGCTGTGGCGTCAGTTGGGTGATGCGCGCTGCAGCGCCCTGGATGCGAGCCAGAAAACCGGCCACCTGTCGGCAAGGCATCGATTCCGCATCACGATGCGCGATCACCAGTAAAAATGGCAGATGCTCATTACGCTGAAACACCTTCTCCAGCAGTTGCAGGCTGGCCTGATCGGCCCAGTGCACATCATCAATCAACATCACCAGCGGTTTACCGGAAGAGGCAAACGCCTTGATTAACGCCCCGGCCATCTGGTGAAAACGTTCGCGCGCATCGATTAACGGCTCGGTGCTGACCACAGGTTGCGAAATATCCAGCAGCTGGCGCAGTTCCGGCACCAGTTCGATTGCCAGCTCGACGTCATTGCCCAGCGCCCGTGCCAGGCGCGCGCGCCACACCTGTACATCCGCCGCGGGCAGGCCGAGCAGATATAACGTCAGGGTGCGAAAGGCGGCGCTCAGCGCGGAATATGGCACCTGGGGGGAATGTTGATCGGCTTTGCCGACCGTCAACAAAATGGGCTTGTGCTGCATCTTTTTCAGCGCGGAGGCAATGATGGCAGACTTGCCGGATCCCGGCGCGCCGCCGATCATCACCAGATGATGGGTGCCGCTGTGCTGCGCCTCCTCCAGCGCGTTCAGTAATTCTCGTGCCTGCGGATGGCCGGTAAACAGCGTTTCAACACGATAATTTGTCGTGAAACGCTCCTGCAAACCCAGGGTAAAAGGGGCGATGGTGCCCTCTTCCGTCAGTGTCGCCTTGCAGCGCCGCAGATCGGCCAACAAGCCATCAATGGTTTGATAGCCATCAGCGGGCGATTTTGCCAGCAGACGCAGGATGATGGCCGACAGCATTGCCGGGACATCCGGGCGAATCGATGCTGGTGGACGTGGCGCGGTCGCCAGATGATGGTGGATCCATTCAGTCTGCCCCGCCTGGGGTGAACCAAACGGCAGCCTGCCGGTGAGCATTTCGTACAGTACCACGCCCAGACTGTAGAGATCGCTGAGGTTGCTGACCGGATAAGGCGTGCGGCCGGTATGTTCCGGCGACATGTAGGCCAGGGTGCCGCCCGATGCGCGCAGCGAATTTTTCAGCTGAGAATCGACGGTGACGGAGGCCAGCCCAAAGCCACCCAAACGGTAGGAACCGTCGTTGTTCAGGAACAGATGAGCGGGTTTGATATCGCCGTGCACAATCCCCTGATGATGGGCCTGACTCAACGGCAGACACAGCTGAATAGCATTGCGTAAATAATCCGCGATCTGCTCCGGCGGTACGCCGATGATCCCCGCCAGCGTACGATAAGGAAACTGCGGATACACCAGCGCATAGTGACCCTGGTAACGGGTAAAACCCGCCGGTTTCACCGCCCAGCGTGGGGCCAGATGCGGAGCCAGCGCCAGCTCGTTTTTTAATAGCTGTGTCGCCTGAAATGCCACCTCGTCACTGGCGGCAGTGGCGATCAGCACGGTTTCACCGCTGACAAATCGCCCCATTAACCAGGCAATGCTGCCATCCTGCGCCAGCGGGGTTAGCACTATCTCTTCCGGCAGGATGATCTTCGCGTCGTCGTTACCTTCCTGCGGGACAGAGATAATACCCATTATGGTGTTTCCCCCTGCGACAGTTCGCTACGGATAATGGTCAGGAGCGTATCAACATCAATGGGTTTTCGCAAAAAGGTCACCGCACCCAGCGCAATCGCATACCACTGCACGGATTCTTCCTGATCGGCAGAGATGAAAATCACGGGCAGAGCCACGGATTGCTGTTTCAGGACTGAGTAAAGTTCAAAACCGCTCATTCCTTTCAATCTGACGTCGATGATCAGCATAACCGCGCCGATTAATGCTGACTCGTTTTGGAGGAGTTCTTCGCCCGATTCATACAGGCTGGTGGTGTATCCGTCAGAATGCAGTAAATTGCTCAGGCCATTACGGACTGAGCGTTCATCATCAACGATAACAATGTGCTGTGGTAGCGTCATGCTGTAATCCTCTGATAATCCTCACGCGCACGTGAGGATATTCCTTAGGGTCCCTTTTCTCCACCCGATGGTGGCGTGCCACTGATTTTGGGCACACATTCATGGCGGAACCAGGCCAGGGTTACCGGTTGGCGACGGATCAGGCGTTGCGCCAGCGGGACCAGTTGCTCCCCCACCAGCATGCCAAATAATCCCAGCAACGCGATCACTGGCGGCGCAGGGGAATTGACATCTATCAGACCATAAATCACGCCCGCCAGCATACCCACTACCAGCGAAATAACATATGACTTCAGCATGGTCAGGATCTCTTATCGACGTGGCTGGCGACCGCAGCGGTCTGCGGCACGGGCTTCACCAGATGAATCAGCTGCCCGCCAATAATCATGCCCAGCAAACCGATGAGCGCGATTGCCGGTGGTGCGGGTGAACGGACCCGGAGCAGCGCATAGAACAGGCCAACCAGTACGCCTGCCCCCAGAGAAATGAGCAAAGGATTCATCATGATCCTCCTGAGACCGGCACATCAGGGTGCCGGTCATCGCAAGGGAATTAACGTGCCGGAACCGGCGCCAGGGTGCGATGTTCGCTTTCCTGACGTGATGGCGCTTTGTGCACCATGGTGTAAGCGTAATCAACGCCGATGCCGTAGGCACCAGAATGCTCTTTGGCAATCTTCATGACAGCGTCATAGGTATCACGATGCGCCCAGTCACGCTGCCACTCCAGCATCACCTGCTGCCAGGTTACCGGGATCACGCCCGCCTGGATCATGCGCTGCATGGCATAGTCATGGGCTTCTTTGGAGGTACCGCCAGAGGCATCCGCCACCATATAGATTTCATAGCCGCCTTCCAGCATGGCGCACAGGGCGAAGCTGTTGTTACACACTTCGGTCCACAGGCCGGAAACCACCACTTTTTTCTTCCCGTTAGCGGCCAGCGCGTCACGGACTTTCTGATCGTCCCATGAGTTCATGGAAGTACGTTCCAGGATATCCAGCCCCGGGAACACGTCCAGCAGTTCAGGGTAGGTATAGCCAGAGAAACTCTCGGTTTCGACCGTGGTGATGATGGTCGGAATGTTAAATACCTTCGCCGCTTTCGCCAGCGCAACCGTGTTATTTTTCAGCACCTGACGATCGATTGACTGCACGCCAAACGCCATCTGCGGTTGCTGATCGATAAAGATAATCTGGCTGTTATGCGGGGTCAGAACTTCAAGCTTAGAGTTGGACATGAATGTACCCATTGAGGTTAGTAACTGGATTTCCGCGAACATAAATACGGAGCAAAAGTGGCAGTCACCGGTTGGTCACTGTCAGATCTGAGTGTAGGGGGCATTACATGACCGGACTATTATCTCTGTGTATAAGTATACGAACGTATAGGTATCCCTTTGTATAACTAGACGGCCTTTCTCCCCGCTTACCATAATCCTGAGCTGATGGTGCTCTGCCGCCCTGCGTCAGCGCGCATTTCCCGTCCTGCTATTCGGACATCTCAGTTCAGGAGGATCTATGGTGACGCTCGGTAAAGCAGAGCTGATTTTACTCAACGGCAAATTCCACACCGTTGACCGCGCCAACCCGGTGGCTGTCGCCGTGGCGATTCGTGAAGGTAAATTTCTGGCCGTCGGTAGCCAGGCCGAAGTGATGGAGCATCATTGCGAAGGCACTAAAGTCATTGACCTTAAGGGGCATACTGCCATTCCTGGTCTGAATGACTCCCACCTGCACCTGATCCGTGGCGGCCTCAACTACAACCTGGAACTGCGCTGGGAAGGCGTGCCCTCACTGGCTGATGCGCTGCGTATGTTAAAAGAGCAGGCGCTGCGTACCCCGTCGCCGCAGTGGGTGCGCGTGGTCGGCGGCTGGACTGAATTTCAGTTTGCCGAACGCCGGATGCCAACGCTGGAAGAGATCAACGACGCGGCACCGGACACCCCGGTGTTTATTCTGCATCTCTACGATCGCGCCCTGCTCAACCGCGCCGCACTGAAAGTGGTGGGATACACCAAAGACACACCCAACCCGCCAGGGGGTGAAATCCAGCGCGACAGCAACGGCAACCCAACCGGGATGCTGATTGCCCGTCCCAACGCGATGATCCTGTACGCCACGCTGGCAAAAGGACCGAAACTGCCGCTGGAATTGCAGATCAACTCCACCCGTCAGTTTATGCGTGAATTGAACCGTCTCGGCCTGACCAGTGCCATCGATGCGGGCGGCGGCTTCCAGAATTATCCTGACGATTATGAAGTCATTGCCGAGCTGCACAGCAAAAAGCAGATGACGGTGCGCATCGCCTATAACCTGTTTACCCAGCGTCCCGGCCATGAACTGGAAGATTTCGAAAAATGGACCGATATGCTGACGCCCGGCCAGGGCAGTGATTATTTCCGCCATAACGGTGCCGGTGAAATGCTGGTGTTCTCGGCGGCAGACTTTGAAGACTTCCTTGAACCACGTCCGGACCTCGCCCCAGGGATGGAAGATGAGCTGGAGCGCGTGGTACGTCATCTGGTGGAACATCGCTGGCCGTTCCGTCTGCACGCCACCTATAACGAATCCATCAGCCGCATGCTGGATGTGTTTGAAAAAGTGGATCGCGATATTCCGTTTAACGGCCTGCATTGGTTCTTCGACCATGCGGAAACCGTGACGCAGAAAAATATCGACCGTATTAAAGCCCTCGGTGGCGGCATTGCGGTGCAGCATCGTATGGCGTTCCAGGGCGAATATTTTGCCGAACGTTATGGCATCGAAGCCACCCGCCACACCCCGCCGGTGGCGCGTATGCTCGAAACCGGCGTACCGGTGGGTCTGGGTACTGACGCCACCCGCGTGGCCAGCTACAACCCATGGACCGCGCTCTACTGGCTGGTGTCCGGCCGTACCGTGGGCGGCATGCAGATGTATGACGTCAATGCCCGCCTCGATCGTGACACCGCGCTGATGTTGTGGACCCAGGGCAGCGCCTGGTTCTCCAGTGAGCAAGGCAAAAAAGGACAGATCAAAGTCGGCCAGCTGGCTGATATGGCGGTGCTGAGTAAGGATTTCTTTAGCGTGCCGGAAGAGGAAATCAAAGGTATTGAGTCAGTGCTGACGGTGGTGGATGGCAACGTGGTGTATGCCGCCGGATCCTTCAGTTCAGAAGCCCCACCCACGCTGCCGGTGTTACCGGAATGGTCACCGGTGGTGAAGGTGCCGGGTCATTACCGCAGTGCGCCACCGGATGCTATGACGCGCGTCGGTATGATGCCGCAGGCGCATCATTGCAGCGGCCCCTGTGGGGTCCACAGCCACCAGCATGATATTGCGCGTGGTGCCAATGTTCCGGTAGCCGAAGATAACGCCTTCTGGGGCGCGCTCGGTTGCAGCTGCTTTGCGTTTTAACATCATGAAGACTTCATCGTTTTTCTCAATCCCGCCCCGGATCGATCTGGGGCTGTTTTTCCTGCGTCTGACTGGCAGCCTGTTGCTGCTGCATGTCCATGGCTTACCGAAGGTGTTTCATTTCCAGGAAGAACTGACGCGTATCGAAGACCCGTTCGGTATGGGGCCGTATATGAGCCTGATCCCGGCGATCGTGGCGGAAGTGATCTGCCCGATCCTGATCATCCTTGGCTGGTGGTCGCGGCTGGCCTGTCTGCCGATTATCGGCGTATTACTGGTGGCGATGCTGGCGGTTCATCCGGACTGGTCCATCGCCGACGGCCAGTTTGGCTGGTTGCTGCTGATTATCTTTACCACGCTGGCGCTGACCGGGCCGGGTGCGTGGCGCATCGGCGTCAAGCCAAAGCAGGAGCTGCGCCATGGCACAGGTTAATGATATTCACAGCGCCGGAGCCGAACTCCCCAGCGAAGTACCGGTACAAGCCGCTTCACCGTGGCAGCCCCTGAGACAACCGGTTTTCCGTATGCTGTGGCTGGCGACGGTGGTGTCCAACATCGGTTCATGGATGAACGATGTGGGCGTCAACTGGAGCATGCTGACGCTCAGCAGCGATCCCCTGCTGGTGGCGCTGGTACAAGCCTCCAGTAGCCTGCCGATGTTTTTGTTCGCGCTGCCATCCGGGGTGATGGCCGATATTGTCGATCGCCGTAAATATCTGCTGTTTTCGCAGCTGTGGGTCTTTATCGCCGCCAGCGGCCTGACGCTGCTTTCCTGGGCCGGTTTAGTGACGCCTGCCGTGCTGCTGGTGGCCGCCTTTCTGCTGAGCACCGGCGCAGCCATGAGTTCACCGCCCTTCCAGGCCATCGTGCCTGATCTGGTCAGCAAAAATGAGCTGGGACCGGCCATCGCCCTCAACTCGCTTGGCATCAATATCAGTCGCGCCATTGGTCCGGCGCTGGGTGGTCTGATCCTGTCATTTGCCGGTCCGTGGATGGTGTTTCTGCTCAATGCGCTGTCGGTGCTCGGGGTTGCCTGGGTGCTGTATCGCTGGCAGGCGGCTCCCAGCATCCAGCGGCTGCCACCGGAACACTTTTTCCCGGCAGTGCGGGTGGGATTGCGTTATGTCCATGCAGCACCGGTGTTCCGCAATGTGCTGGTGCGCACCTG
This genomic stretch from Pantoea cypripedii harbors:
- a CDS encoding XapX domain-containing protein, which produces MLKSYVISLVVGMLAGVIYGLIDVNSPAPPVIALLGLFGMLVGEQLVPLAQRLIRRQPVTLAWFRHECVPKISGTPPSGGEKGP
- a CDS encoding hydrolase; translated protein: MSNSKLEVLTPHNSQIIFIDQQPQMAFGVQSIDRQVLKNNTVALAKAAKVFNIPTIITTVETESFSGYTYPELLDVFPGLDILERTSMNSWDDQKVRDALAANGKKKVVVSGLWTEVCNNSFALCAMLEGGYEIYMVADASGGTSKEAHDYAMQRMIQAGVIPVTWQQVMLEWQRDWAHRDTYDAVMKIAKEHSGAYGIGVDYAYTMVHKAPSRQESEHRTLAPVPAR
- a CDS encoding DUF1427 family protein, which encodes MNPLLISLGAGVLVGLFYALLRVRSPAPPAIALIGLLGMIIGGQLIHLVKPVPQTAAVASHVDKRS
- a CDS encoding amidohydrolase, whose protein sequence is MVTLGKAELILLNGKFHTVDRANPVAVAVAIREGKFLAVGSQAEVMEHHCEGTKVIDLKGHTAIPGLNDSHLHLIRGGLNYNLELRWEGVPSLADALRMLKEQALRTPSPQWVRVVGGWTEFQFAERRMPTLEEINDAAPDTPVFILHLYDRALLNRAALKVVGYTKDTPNPPGGEIQRDSNGNPTGMLIARPNAMILYATLAKGPKLPLELQINSTRQFMRELNRLGLTSAIDAGGGFQNYPDDYEVIAELHSKKQMTVRIAYNLFTQRPGHELEDFEKWTDMLTPGQGSDYFRHNGAGEMLVFSAADFEDFLEPRPDLAPGMEDELERVVRHLVEHRWPFRLHATYNESISRMLDVFEKVDRDIPFNGLHWFFDHAETVTQKNIDRIKALGGGIAVQHRMAFQGEYFAERYGIEATRHTPPVARMLETGVPVGLGTDATRVASYNPWTALYWLVSGRTVGGMQMYDVNARLDRDTALMLWTQGSAWFSSEQGKKGQIKVGQLADMAVLSKDFFSVPEEEIKGIESVLTVVDGNVVYAAGSFSSEAPPTLPVLPEWSPVVKVPGHYRSAPPDAMTRVGMMPQAHHCSGPCGVHSHQHDIARGANVPVAEDNAFWGALGCSCFAF
- a CDS encoding response regulator transcription factor, with product MTLPQHIVIVDDERSVRNGLSNLLHSDGYTTSLYESGEELLQNESALIGAVMLIIDVRLKGMSGFELYSVLKQQSVALPVIFISADQEESVQWYAIALGAVTFLRKPIDVDTLLTIIRSELSQGETP
- a CDS encoding response regulator transcription factor — protein: MNHLVYVVDDDESVRSALSNLLSSEDYDVMVFSTAQAFLDHTFNAVPSCLILDINMPGADGFAVANTLNARGYVIPTIFLTGFGTIPVTVKAMKTGACEFLTKPVDPERILQAVAEALLIAEENLVSSQEKYDMTVRHQSLTPRESEVMMLAISGLLNKQIAAEMGISEITAKVHKRRVMEKMNVRSLSDLVRAAERLNILSTRRR
- a CDS encoding DoxX family protein; this encodes MKTSSFFSIPPRIDLGLFFLRLTGSLLLLHVHGLPKVFHFQEELTRIEDPFGMGPYMSLIPAIVAEVICPILIILGWWSRLACLPIIGVLLVAMLAVHPDWSIADGQFGWLLLIIFTTLALTGPGAWRIGVKPKQELRHGTG
- a CDS encoding ATP-binding sensor histidine kinase; the protein is MGIISVPQEGNDDAKIILPEEIVLTPLAQDGSIAWLMGRFVSGETVLIATAASDEVAFQATQLLKNELALAPHLAPRWAVKPAGFTRYQGHYALVYPQFPYRTLAGIIGVPPEQIADYLRNAIQLCLPLSQAHHQGIVHGDIKPAHLFLNNDGSYRLGGFGLASVTVDSQLKNSLRASGGTLAYMSPEHTGRTPYPVSNLSDLYSLGVVLYEMLTGRLPFGSPQAGQTEWIHHHLATAPRPPASIRPDVPAMLSAIILRLLAKSPADGYQTIDGLLADLRRCKATLTEEGTIAPFTLGLQERFTTNYRVETLFTGHPQARELLNALEEAQHSGTHHLVMIGGAPGSGKSAIIASALKKMQHKPILLTVGKADQHSPQVPYSALSAAFRTLTLYLLGLPAADVQVWRARLARALGNDVELAIELVPELRQLLDISQPVVSTEPLIDARERFHQMAGALIKAFASSGKPLVMLIDDVHWADQASLQLLEKVFQRNEHLPFLLVIAHRDAESMPCRQVAGFLARIQGAAARITQLTPQPLNVKMVARWLAGMLHTRTSGTSELAQLIHEKTGGNPLFLQEFFKQAIDDGLIFYTKDPLKWHYDQSALQARQYTDNVASLVVRQLERMPEATRQLLGSLACLGGNGQLALLSQILGAGQRKIQERLRPAIAAKFITIVNDEYTFTHDRVHDAAFLLIGFKQKLRIHQQAACLLAECAPRADGNETLFRAVHHIAMAADVPMTPAQSRNYFRLSLTAAQRAKRAGDYASALRYLQTARALNQQQPTSDHFLLGFEEAECQFLQGNLSAAQSQCTVLLGMPGSLTEKSAAACLSAEIHMRQSDNYLALETALAWLAVFGVHFNRYPDEDECNAAWYALKARLGPDPSVTIGTLPLMANREKESVLNLMASTIFASSYDCPQLHLLLVCKMLDMTLDHGISGASVFGLSWFSVLITDRYQEYHYGFKCGMLATQLAEKHNFVRFKARTLLPLDQVGIWTQPLAFAIDYAKKSFNVALAHGDKSFACLSLRHQVMNYLTRGDHLESVQTTIERGLAFTQKSFYPDVENVLLMQKHFVIHLRGSSHTKFSGVDLYPTQLTGSEPGPVSGPKAMVLFWSSLYRGMAHFYAGEYALALPCFAEATQLISAVPGYIYLLDLHFFSALSLTVPLSAGQATAKVRQQAHDHFDKIVQWSVLNPELFADKAALIAAELARLRGEVGEALSQYEVAINLSRKAGYQHINALAYELAGYCAKGWKLDVPADAYLKGAISGWENWGAQAKVRQLEQRYPQLATQKQSNAFTTIPFEDESIRDLESVVTAVRALTEEINLDRLIHILMRMLLERAGAQRCLLIRVLDGNIPETEAWAEANADGVKVRIVKERPAATDLPLSVLSAVIRTGQEIRTGKPEDFSPFSQDPYLVSSGAAVMCVPMFKQANMVGVLYLENRLMPDVFTAEQSHIVKTLSAQAAVSIETARLYAELLEENIHRRRVEKQLRASQTSLMMGEKISHTGTWSWDIGQDRLSVSDEYMRILGLPEQQQSWSMADFMTVVHPDDFQCINDLVRDSVQNGISMQAEFRIIRPNGEYRYIKGIGDPVENWPEVKEYFGTISDITVQRRAEDAARMAQADLARVSRATTVGQLTASIAHEINQPLMSIVAHAGASQRWLKREPRHIENACFSLDEILQEGKRAGDIIRGLQALTRKHDSVFAKANLHLIARDILALSRAEIERKWISLELKLHADCAEVYCDRIQIQQVLLNLVVNAIDAMTGIDQRSLILTLATSNPTPDTIRFEVLDSGSGIPDEVREHIFDSFYTTKKEGMGMGLTISQGIIKKHCGELRGENRADYGSRFWFTLPVEPPASANP